One Chryseobacterium indoltheticum DNA segment encodes these proteins:
- a CDS encoding UDP-glucose dehydrogenase family protein: MNITIVGTGYVGLVTGTTLAELGNSVYCVDIDEKKVEGMKNGIVPIYEPNLEEMFLRNIQSERLFFTTNLKEALDKSEVVYLALPTPPGEDGSADLSYVLKVANNIGELMTEYKVVVNKSTVPVGTADKVRETIAAKTTIDFDVVSNPEFLREGFAVEDSMNPARVVVGSSSEKAKEIMAKIYQPFTNTGIPIIFMDEKSSELTKYASNSFLAVKITFMNEIANYCEKVGADVDKVRLGMGSDDRIGHRFLFPGIGYGGSCFPKDVKALIKSGKDDDFNFQILEATENVNISQKVILVSEIEKYFEGNLEGKTIAMWGLAFKANTDDIREASSLDNINLLLQKGAKIVAYDLIAEENVRKLLGDKISYAKTMYDALEKADALFIATEWPEFKNPNFEMMAKKMNNKAIFDGRNMYPLEVPEQNGFYYKSIGRKTIQ, encoded by the coding sequence TTGAATATAACGATAGTAGGAACAGGCTATGTAGGTTTGGTTACAGGAACTACCCTTGCAGAACTTGGCAATTCGGTTTATTGTGTTGACATTGATGAAAAAAAAGTAGAGGGGATGAAAAATGGCATCGTGCCTATTTACGAGCCCAATCTTGAAGAAATGTTTCTTAGAAATATTCAATCTGAAAGATTATTTTTCACAACGAATCTTAAAGAAGCTTTAGACAAAAGTGAAGTTGTTTATCTTGCTCTTCCCACTCCACCCGGAGAAGACGGTTCGGCAGATTTATCTTACGTTTTGAAAGTTGCCAACAATATTGGCGAACTCATGACTGAATATAAAGTTGTCGTTAATAAAAGCACCGTTCCTGTAGGAACAGCCGACAAAGTAAGAGAAACCATTGCTGCGAAGACAACCATTGATTTTGATGTGGTTTCAAATCCTGAGTTTTTACGTGAGGGCTTTGCAGTGGAAGACTCTATGAACCCAGCGAGAGTAGTTGTAGGATCGAGCTCCGAAAAGGCTAAAGAAATCATGGCAAAAATTTATCAGCCATTTACTAATACCGGGATTCCTATTATTTTTATGGATGAGAAGTCTTCAGAGCTTACAAAATATGCATCCAACTCATTCTTAGCTGTAAAAATTACGTTTATGAATGAAATTGCCAATTACTGTGAAAAAGTAGGCGCAGATGTAGATAAAGTAAGATTGGGAATGGGAAGTGACGACAGAATCGGTCACCGTTTCTTGTTTCCTGGAATAGGTTACGGCGGAAGTTGTTTCCCTAAAGACGTTAAAGCTTTAATAAAATCTGGTAAAGACGATGATTTTAACTTCCAGATATTGGAAGCGACAGAAAATGTCAATATTTCACAAAAAGTAATTTTGGTTTCTGAAATTGAAAAATATTTCGAAGGAAATCTTGAAGGCAAAACGATCGCAATGTGGGGATTGGCTTTTAAAGCAAATACAGACGACATTAGAGAAGCCTCTTCATTAGATAACATCAATCTACTTCTTCAAAAAGGAGCAAAAATTGTTGCTTACGATCTTATTGCTGAAGAAAATGTAAGAAAATTATTAGGGGACAAAATATCTTATGCAAAAACAATGTATGACGCTTTAGAAAAAGCAGATGCATTATTTATTGCTACTGAATGGCCAGAATTCAAAAATCCTAACTTTGAAATGATGGCTAAAAAAATGAATAATAAAGCTATTTTTGACGGAAGAAATATGTATCCGCTGGAAGTTCCTGAACAAAATGGCTTCTATTATAAGAGTATCGGAAGAAAAACTATTCAATAA
- the rimP gene encoding ribosome assembly cofactor RimP has product MEFRKNIETLLNDFLQTREDLFLIDLKFSAGDDITVILDGDNGVSVQDCLDASRAIEFNMDREEHDFSLQVMSAGLSEPLSIPRQFHKNIGREIEVLLNDSSEIEGELAKVDEEKITLVLRYRKPKEVGKGKVDVEEEKEIPYSDIKKALVVLKF; this is encoded by the coding sequence ATGGAGTTTAGAAAAAATATTGAAACATTATTAAATGATTTCCTTCAGACGAGAGAAGATCTGTTTCTTATTGATTTGAAGTTTTCCGCAGGAGACGATATTACAGTGATCTTAGACGGTGATAATGGTGTTTCTGTGCAGGATTGTTTAGATGCAAGCCGCGCAATAGAATTTAATATGGATCGTGAAGAGCACGATTTCAGTCTGCAGGTAATGTCTGCAGGATTAAGCGAGCCGCTTTCAATCCCAAGACAGTTTCATAAAAATATCGGAAGAGAGATCGAAGTTTTATTAAATGATTCTTCAGAAATCGAGGGTGAGCTTGCAAAAGTAGACGAAGAGAAAATCACTCTTGTACTGCGTTACCGCAAACCGAAAGAAGTAGGTAAAGGTAAAGTAGACGTAGAGGAGGAAAAAGAAATTCCTTACTCTGACATAAAAAAAGCTTTGGTAGTACTTAAATTTTAA
- the nusA gene encoding transcription termination factor NusA, producing MDNIALIESFGDFKDEKGISKIDLMAIIEDSLKTLLRKRFDSDDHFDVIVNPDKGDFQIFLNKTIVEDEMSEDDDLEIEITEAKKIDPTFEVGEDFTMEIPVAQLGRRNILTLKQILATKLQEHNNAMLYDQFRDRIGEIVIGEIHHIRHKHVILLDDEGNEFILPKENQIPSDFFKKGENIRAIVETVDFKGSKPQIIISRTAPKFLEKLLELEIPEIQDGTIILKKAVRIPGEKAKIAVDAYDDRIDPVGACVGVKGSRIHGVVRELRNENIDVIQWSKNPEIMVKRALGNVTINKIDINEETNYALVYTPVEEISKVIGKQGQNIRLASWLSGYEIDVFREASEDDDVDLREFNDDIEQWILDEFKKVGLTTAKSVLDKDTASLLNMVDLEEETIDDVKRILKEEFED from the coding sequence ATGGATAATATAGCGTTGATTGAATCCTTTGGTGATTTTAAAGACGAAAAGGGGATCAGTAAAATCGATCTTATGGCGATCATTGAAGATTCTCTAAAAACTTTGTTGAGAAAAAGATTTGATTCTGATGATCATTTTGATGTAATTGTAAACCCTGATAAAGGTGACTTTCAGATTTTCTTAAATAAAACCATCGTTGAAGACGAAATGTCTGAAGATGATGATCTAGAAATTGAAATCACTGAAGCTAAAAAAATAGATCCAACTTTTGAAGTTGGTGAAGATTTTACCATGGAAATTCCGGTAGCACAGTTAGGAAGAAGAAATATTTTGACGCTGAAGCAGATTTTAGCAACAAAATTGCAGGAGCATAACAATGCAATGTTATATGATCAGTTCAGAGACAGAATCGGGGAAATTGTAATTGGAGAAATTCACCACATCCGTCACAAACACGTGATCTTGTTGGATGATGAAGGAAACGAATTTATCTTGCCTAAAGAAAACCAAATTCCATCAGACTTCTTCAAAAAAGGAGAAAATATCAGAGCAATCGTTGAAACGGTTGATTTTAAAGGTTCAAAACCTCAAATTATCATTTCAAGAACGGCTCCGAAATTTTTAGAGAAGTTATTAGAATTAGAAATTCCTGAAATTCAGGACGGAACAATCATCCTTAAAAAAGCGGTGAGAATTCCTGGTGAAAAAGCGAAAATAGCAGTTGACGCTTACGACGACAGAATAGATCCTGTAGGAGCTTGCGTTGGGGTGAAAGGTTCTAGAATTCACGGTGTTGTAAGAGAATTAAGAAACGAAAATATAGATGTAATCCAGTGGTCAAAAAACCCTGAGATTATGGTGAAGAGAGCTTTAGGAAATGTTACCATCAATAAAATTGACATCAACGAAGAGACAAACTATGCATTGGTTTATACTCCGGTTGAAGAGATTTCTAAAGTAATAGGTAAGCAAGGGCAAAACATCAGATTGGCTTCTTGGCTTTCCGGGTACGAGATCGACGTGTTCAGAGAGGCTAGCGAAGATGATGATGTAGACTTGAGAGAATTCAATGACGATATTGAACAGTGGATTTTGGATGAGTTTAAGAAAGTAGGTCTTACAACTGCAAAATCTGTCTTGGATAAAGATACGGCAAGTCTTTTGAATATGGTAGACTTAGAAGAGG